A segment of the Carya illinoinensis cultivar Pawnee chromosome 1, C.illinoinensisPawnee_v1, whole genome shotgun sequence genome:
gcaccaatttaatgtgattggtcaaaaaatagactatattaaaaacataactaatttaaattttgaatatgaagaaatcagtattggtacgcaaattagtacgtgactttatttgtacatagcaaaactctttttttaaaatctaattttctaACAAGTCAAGTTGGATGGTATGCATATTGGTACGCAGAATCACTTACAatcaaattttttcattttttatatgagttccaaatttgtagtttttttaaatatttattatattcttaagcCGATATGTAGAGTATTTAGTAAATTATTtacataacataatttgatttgaaagataaattataaattataaattttaaaaattaaatcttatcatttaaattatgtAGTTGGTATCCTCACTGCTCAAATTgtaaaatagaataattatttttacagttCCGCTGCTAAGCAGTTGAACCGATTTTTAAAGAATAACAGACCTCCACTCAGCAGCTGCCACCTCAGCTAGCACACTAAACTCACGCTACACTCATGCACACGGGATAATAACTAACGGCAAATTGAACTCCTCTATTCGAACCCGTGCTTCTCCATACGACTTCGACCCTCAGCCAATCCCGAACAATCTCCACCACCAGTTCACCACCACACATCCGTCGAGAATCCGTTCGTCGTCCTCCCATCGTCCGCCTTGGCTGATTTGGTCCAGGCCGAATTCTGGCCAAAGGATTTTACCCGACGTGTGAGTCGCCCACGCAAGCGCCGTTCTCATCTTCGACTGGTTTGTTGCCCACCACAAATCCGGACCAATCCGTTCATGGCTGACTCTAGCGCACTTGGTGTTTCTGAGGTGTTTCTCCATCCCAATCCACAGTTGTTGTTcactgcaatttttttttttgggcaaagTTTAGTACCGGTAGCAgtttaaacaataaaatatgtattgctttcaactttatttttatgaaatgtaATTTTATGTGATGTATTAAATTTCTGGTTTGCGCTTGGAAGAAACAAAGCATTTGTGGGCTACTGATTTGTTGTTGAGGGTGATTTGTTGTTGAGGGTTTGCAGTGGCCAAAGGTGTTTGACAAAATGACTGAAAGAGATGGCCAAAGGGTTTTTGTTTTACGTAGgacttttgtaaaatatattatgatTGTAAACATCATTTTTCATCAAACATGTTTACTTTCTGGTTTGCTTATAGGGAAGGCTCAAGAATTAGCCAACAAGAGagtattcatctcaatttattttacaaaatgacTAGTAATTCAAAGTTAACCGATATAAATTATGACCAATAATTagaaatattcattttgaaaacccTAACTACTGCCAAGAAATGatttccaaaaaaagaaaaggaagaagagatgtttttgtgttttaataTCAAGGGTATTTTATGGTTGATATGGATTgagttttttaaagaattttattggaattttacaatttaaaatgaaaaagacagatatgtaaattatattatatatataacattatttattGCTAATACAAAATcttcaagaaaaaattaaatacaaaataaatattttaagatccagcgattttatatatttatgtgtcTTTCTCTAAGGTCTAAAATTTGAACAACAACTAAAGAAACctgatttttaaaatacatgATATTTTGGGCAAAGTcgatgattatttttttatggaagtggaaatcaatacaaaaactcatatcattaaaaattattgtgatatatattatttaagctaatgttttttttatacttaGGTGTATAAACGATTTCAATCTAATTGATTGTGTGGTTTTGTATTGAAGGAACCACTTTATAATCTTGATAGTGATGAACTTGAGGTTGAAAGTGTAGACATTCAATGTGATGTGAATGTTGAAGATGGGGTCAATGTCGAAGATGGGGTCAATGTGATGCCCTCTTCGAGTAGTTGTCATTTGGAGCCATATGTCGGTATGTTATTTGACGATGTGGAAGACGCCCAAGCATATTATAAAGCATATGCAAGGCGTAAAGGATTTGCTATTCGGACGAATCATACTCGATTGtctaaagatgataaaaaactACTTGCAGTAGACTATGTATGCACAAGGGAAGGATTTCGGCGGATAAATcggaaagaaaaagaacgaaTAATGCCTGAACCTGACGAGACAAAGATTGGATGTAAAGCTTTGATGGGTATAAAAAAAGATGGTGAACACTTGATAGTCAACAAGTTTGTGGTTGGACATAATCATATTTTACTCACACCAAGAAGTACTAGTTTCCTACGTGGACATAGGGGAGTTACTAAAGtccaaaaaaaacttataatgaCTTTGAATGAGTCCGGGGTACCGACAAGGAAGATTATGTCGATGTTGAGTAAAGAATCAGGTGGTGACTTCAATGTTGGCTGTATTGGCAAGGATGTAGAAAATTTCTTGGGCACCAAAAGGAGAAAAGTTTTTGAAGAGGGTGATGCACAACGACTATATTCCTACTTTCGTGATCGCCAATTTAAAGAACCTGGATTTGTGTATTCCATGCAAGTTGATAAAGATGGGTGTATGGGAAGTTGCTTTTGGGCTGATGCTAGATCAAGATCGGCATACCAGTATTTTGGAGACATTGTCACATTTGATGCCACATACCTGACCAACATTTATAAAATGCCATTTGTGCCGTTTTCAGGAGTCAACCATCATCATCAGACAATCATGTTTGGTTGTGCTTTGTTAGTTAATGAGATAGCGGAGTCATATACATGGTTATTGAGAACCTGGCAAGAGGCAATGCTTGGGCGTGCCCCTTCAACAATAATTACCGATGATGATAAGGCGATGGCGAAAGCTATTGCAGAGGTACTACCGAATACAACTCATAGGTTGTGCTTGTGGCACATTCTTCAAAAGTTTCCTGAACACTTGGCCCATGTATATAATAAGTTTCCTGACTTTCAATCCCGATTTCGTCATTGCATCCATGAGACTATTACAATTGCTGAGTTCGAAGAGGAATGGGCATCGATATTGATGAAGTATGATTTAGGAGAAAATACTTGGCTGCAAAATCTTTACATTCGACGAGAAAAGTGGGTTCCGGCTTACTTGCGTTCAACATTCTGTGCCGGGATGTCAACAACTCAACAGAGTGAAAGTATgaacaaatttttcaaagactATGTTCGATCCAGTACTATGGTCAGTGACTTTGTTCATCAGTATGAGGCGGCTATAGATGCACGTTATtttaaagagaaagagaaagatgtGCGGACGAAGTCTACTCGTGCGATATTGAAGACACCTCTTAAAATTGAAGAGGAGGCAGCACTGATTTATACAAGAAAGTCTTTTATGATCTTCCAGGATGAGTTGTTTGATAGTCTACGGTACATATCAAGAAAATTGTCCACAGAGAGTGAAAGCAAGACTTATGGGGTGACACCCTATGGTAAAGAAACACCTGTTTACCATGTCACGTTGGAGAGTGGTGAAGGTGTTGCCACATGTACGTGCCATAAGTGGGAGTTTATGGGGATTCTTTGCAAGCATATCTTGTGTGTTTTTGGCAAGAAAGGTAAGTTAGATAGATTGCCACAGCATTATGTATTGGAAAGATGGACTACTAATGCTAAGAGTCGGCCAATCCCTTACATACCAAGTCCTACAGGGCTCCTTCAGCTAGGATTAGATGATCCTACGATGAGAAAAAGCAAGTCCATGATACAACTTTATGACATTGTTGAACTTGGGTCGCAATCAGAAGAAAAACACAGTTTCCTCACCCGTGCATTAGAGAAGATTCATAAAGAATTACTTGCAATGGAAGATCACGTAGAT
Coding sequences within it:
- the LOC122300645 gene encoding protein FAR1-RELATED SEQUENCE 5-like is translated as MADSSALGVSEEPLYNLDSDELEVESVDIQCDVNVEDGVNVEDGVNVMPSSSSCHLEPYVGMLFDDVEDAQAYYKAYARRKGFAIRTNHTRLSKDDKKLLAVDYVCTREGFRRINRKEKERIMPEPDETKIGCKALMGIKKDGEHLIVNKFVVGHNHILLTPRSTSFLRGHRGVTKVQKKLIMTLNESGVPTRKIMSMLSKESGGDFNVGCIGKDVENFLGTKRRKVFEEGDAQRLYSYFRDRQFKEPGFVYSMQVDKDGCMGSCFWADARSRSAYQYFGDIVTFDATYLTNIYKMPFVPFSGVNHHHQTIMFGCALLVNEIAESYTWLLRTWQEAMLGRAPSTIITDDDKAMAKAIAEVLPNTTHRLCLWHILQKFPEHLAHVYNKFPDFQSRFRHCIHETITIAEFEEEWASILMKYDLGENTWLQNLYIRREKWVPAYLRSTFCAGMSTTQQSESMNKFFKDYVRSSTMVSDFVHQYEAAIDARYFKEKEKDVRTKSTRAILKTPLKIEEEAALIYTRKSFMIFQDELFDSLRYISRKLSTESESKTYGVTPYGKETPVYHVTLESGEGVATCTCHKWEFMGILCKHILCVFGKKGKLDRLPQHYVLERWTTNAKSRPIPYIPSPTGLLQLGLDDPTMRKSKSMIQLYDIVELGSQSEEKHSFLTRALEKIHKELLAMEDHVDTEGTHYSNRGVFCRPSTSANKRSTKVFEIQESKRNANNKEKTL